A part of Luteolibacter flavescens genomic DNA contains:
- a CDS encoding putative colanic acid biosynthesis acetyltransferase: MNLDIAANRAARKWSRKELLGRVLWAVCQPLFRFSPRLLWGWRCMMLRVFRAKIGKGVQIHPSARVSIPWQLEIGDWSSVGFDALLYNLGPMKIGSKVTISQRAHLCGGSHDFRDPAMPLIKSPIEIGDQCWICADAFVGPGKIIGERAVVGARAVVMKDVAAGAIVAGNPACQVGTR; this comes from the coding sequence ATGAATCTTGATATCGCCGCCAATCGCGCCGCCCGGAAGTGGTCCCGGAAGGAACTGCTCGGACGCGTCCTCTGGGCCGTGTGCCAGCCGCTCTTCCGTTTCAGTCCCCGCCTCCTATGGGGGTGGCGCTGCATGATGCTGCGGGTCTTCCGTGCCAAGATCGGCAAGGGGGTCCAGATCCATCCTTCCGCAAGGGTCTCTATCCCCTGGCAGCTGGAAATCGGAGACTGGTCATCCGTCGGCTTCGATGCCCTTCTTTACAACCTCGGGCCCATGAAAATCGGTTCGAAGGTTACGATCTCCCAACGCGCGCATCTGTGCGGCGGCAGCCACGATTTCCGTGATCCGGCTATGCCTCTGATAAAAAGTCCCATTGAAATCGGGGATCAATGTTGGATCTGCGCCGATGCTTTTGTTGGTCCTGGTAAAATCATTGGCGAGCGCGCTGTCGTAGGTGCCAGGGCTGTGGTGATGAAAGATGTAGCTGCTGGGGCCATCGTTGCTGGAAACCCAGCATGCCAGGTCGGGACGAGATAA
- a CDS encoding glycosyltransferase family 2 protein, translated as MSSPLPITVCIPVRNEEKNLPFCLNALGDSFTEIVVIDSGSTDRTRDIAEIAGVKVMDFAWDGKFPKKRNWALRNYSFSTPWVLFLDGDEGVTPAFIEELRRVIPQSPHAGYWISFENWFMGHPLRHGDVFRKLALFRVGTGEYERFPEDFWSHLDMEVHEHPVLEGTTGEIVARLEHHDFRGLKHYIAKHNEYSTWEANRYRWLQGAGQNEWAKLNDRQRFKYRNLDKWWLGWVYWGVAYFLKKGFLDGSTGWTFNRLKRRYFDEIRLKILESKN; from the coding sequence ATGTCTTCACCTCTTCCTATCACTGTTTGCATCCCCGTCCGCAATGAAGAGAAGAACCTTCCGTTTTGTCTCAATGCCTTGGGCGACTCGTTCACAGAGATCGTAGTCATCGACTCCGGGAGTACCGACCGGACCCGGGATATCGCAGAAATCGCAGGAGTGAAGGTGATGGACTTCGCTTGGGATGGGAAATTTCCGAAGAAGCGAAACTGGGCACTGCGAAATTATTCATTCAGCACCCCATGGGTGCTGTTTCTTGACGGTGACGAAGGAGTGACTCCTGCGTTCATCGAGGAATTGCGACGAGTCATTCCTCAAAGCCCGCATGCGGGTTATTGGATCTCCTTTGAGAATTGGTTCATGGGGCACCCACTGCGACACGGTGACGTCTTTCGGAAGCTGGCTCTTTTCCGCGTGGGAACCGGTGAGTATGAGAGATTCCCGGAGGACTTCTGGAGTCACTTGGACATGGAGGTGCATGAGCATCCTGTTCTGGAAGGGACCACCGGAGAAATTGTTGCCCGGCTTGAGCATCATGATTTCCGCGGCCTGAAGCATTATATCGCCAAGCACAACGAGTATTCGACATGGGAGGCAAACCGTTACCGTTGGCTTCAAGGAGCTGGGCAAAACGAATGGGCGAAGCTGAACGACAGGCAGCGCTTCAAGTATCGTAACTTGGACAAGTGGTGGCTCGGCTGGGTCTATTGGGGGGTAGCCTACTTTCTGAAAAAAGGTTTTCTTGATGGCTCCACGGGCTGGACTTTCAACCGGTTGAAGCGCCGGTATTTTGATGAGATCAGACTTAAGATCCTTGAGTCCAAAAATTGA
- a CDS encoding O-antigen ligase family protein, whose amino-acid sequence MIFFLLLIFFGAFTAGAPWQTTHGVLLVGAGVLMMARRQVEVLPRGWWWLMLGFVVCGTMAFLPAEMLGGKPAWRVGLEGLGLQTGYLTTTQPWLAAEMLGMFTIALVLGVWMAGQRVSDESRRLMMIAFVVGVAAYGLLSAWKSGGQKDQMFGFFPNRNHTATFLAMGAMAGVASLVQSIRDRRWGLLATAGVATVICFWALLAWSVSRSGLLLIGIGVVAWWALVGRGYFGKHAWKAMLLLALAVVGGFLIADTRIKERISETAGRWEEVSTAAEDAGSVDFRLPMWQDAVRMISDQPWTGVGAGGFWSVFPQYREASASANESDGFHPESDWLWLAAETGVPATLCVAALVIWATCYSLARIRHGHSRALRMGCLVAGLLVAVHGVFDVPGHRLPLAWAAAWCFALSLPAGRGGDRESIGRRPFVWPFRVGGLLILLTGLALLTLGEKYTPAVVAGKVARSEADRLYRQDQEAQKAASEQGREYSPSEDEDPLLKALAAVDQGLEARPLDRGLWFRKGFLALHYDDRIEEADRAFAIERALDPSWVGGPLRQAKAWSTSDVERTKALWQEAMRRVDALPPEYRGGPSWKRSAIVEIQRTAKGQPDLELEAKKWKQDAQ is encoded by the coding sequence GTGATTTTCTTCCTCTTACTGATCTTCTTCGGAGCCTTCACTGCGGGGGCTCCTTGGCAGACGACCCATGGCGTTTTGCTGGTGGGGGCGGGCGTGCTGATGATGGCGCGGCGGCAAGTGGAGGTGCTGCCGCGTGGGTGGTGGTGGCTGATGCTCGGGTTTGTCGTTTGTGGGACGATGGCTTTTTTGCCGGCGGAAATGTTGGGTGGGAAGCCGGCTTGGCGGGTTGGATTGGAGGGGCTGGGACTGCAGACGGGATACCTAACGACGACACAACCCTGGTTGGCTGCGGAGATGCTGGGGATGTTCACCATTGCGCTGGTCTTGGGTGTATGGATGGCCGGGCAGCGGGTGTCGGATGAGTCCCGCCGTTTGATGATGATCGCGTTTGTGGTCGGCGTTGCTGCTTATGGGCTTTTGTCGGCGTGGAAGTCGGGTGGCCAGAAGGACCAGATGTTCGGCTTTTTTCCGAATCGCAACCATACGGCGACGTTTCTCGCGATGGGGGCGATGGCCGGGGTTGCTTCGCTCGTGCAATCGATCCGAGACCGGCGATGGGGTCTTTTGGCGACTGCCGGGGTCGCCACAGTTATTTGCTTTTGGGCGCTGTTGGCTTGGTCGGTCAGCCGATCGGGTCTGTTGCTTATCGGGATTGGTGTGGTCGCTTGGTGGGCTTTGGTTGGCCGGGGCTACTTCGGTAAGCATGCTTGGAAGGCGATGCTTCTGCTGGCTTTGGCTGTGGTGGGTGGATTCCTGATTGCGGATACGAGAATCAAGGAGCGGATTTCCGAGACTGCGGGGCGTTGGGAGGAGGTCTCGACTGCGGCCGAGGATGCCGGGAGTGTCGATTTTAGATTGCCGATGTGGCAGGATGCGGTCCGGATGATTTCCGACCAGCCTTGGACCGGGGTCGGGGCTGGTGGATTTTGGAGTGTTTTTCCCCAATATCGCGAGGCATCCGCCTCGGCAAATGAGTCTGACGGCTTTCATCCGGAGAGCGATTGGCTTTGGCTGGCGGCTGAAACCGGGGTGCCAGCGACGCTTTGTGTGGCTGCCCTGGTGATTTGGGCCACCTGCTATTCCTTGGCGCGGATTCGCCACGGGCATTCCCGGGCGCTCCGCATGGGATGTTTGGTGGCGGGTCTGTTGGTGGCGGTTCACGGAGTTTTCGATGTTCCTGGTCATCGGCTGCCGCTGGCTTGGGCTGCGGCGTGGTGCTTCGCGCTTTCTCTCCCGGCGGGAAGGGGGGGTGACAGGGAGAGCATTGGGCGGCGACCGTTTGTCTGGCCTTTCCGAGTTGGGGGATTGCTTATTCTTCTGACTGGGCTGGCGCTGCTGACACTTGGAGAAAAATATACTCCAGCAGTGGTTGCGGGAAAAGTGGCGCGGTCTGAGGCGGATCGGCTTTATCGGCAGGACCAGGAGGCTCAAAAAGCTGCCTCGGAGCAGGGGAGGGAATATTCACCGTCCGAGGATGAGGATCCTTTGTTGAAGGCGCTGGCGGCTGTTGATCAGGGACTGGAGGCGCGTCCCTTGGATCGCGGGCTTTGGTTTAGGAAGGGCTTTCTTGCCCTGCACTACGATGATCGGATTGAGGAGGCCGATCGTGCTTTTGCCATCGAGAGGGCGCTCGATCCTTCGTGGGTTGGAGGGCCATTACGGCAGGCAAAAGCATGGTCGACCAGCGACGTGGAGCGAACGAAAGCGCTGTGGCAGGAAGCCATGAGGCGCGTTGATGCTCTTCCTCCTGAGTATCGAGGGGGGCCATCATGGAAAAGAAGTGCAATCGTCGAAATCCAACGAACCGCAAAAGGTCAGCCCGATCTGGAGTTAGAAGCCAAGAAGTGGAAACAGGATGCTCAATGA
- a CDS encoding PEP-CTERM sorting domain-containing protein, translating to MYRSFVLASALSLGLTAASSAASIFVSDFTGTSSGDALSGTNGWGQSEANDDDLEPLAWVSSLTGTPAASVGAYYAAPGSTSFYASNSVGTAFTTSTISLQFGLQDSTTDYPFRNNFGFSLVNGAGDNLFSVNLTTTNQGGIFDDPSNPVDPETSDANWNLSVTSIGMAAEPAFVAVGEDSFYTVYVEFTSVGADINYKLYFQGTVGPTVIDTGTLAGLSSETISQFRVNFSQGTGQDWGDNILTFRAVPEPSALLLSGLAGLAFLRRRRR from the coding sequence ATGTACCGATCTTTCGTTCTCGCATCGGCCCTTTCGCTGGGTCTGACCGCAGCTAGTTCAGCTGCCTCGATCTTTGTGTCGGATTTCACCGGCACTTCTTCTGGTGACGCCCTCAGCGGTACCAACGGTTGGGGCCAAAGCGAGGCCAATGACGATGACTTGGAGCCGCTTGCTTGGGTGAGCAGCCTGACTGGTACTCCTGCGGCTTCCGTGGGTGCCTATTACGCTGCACCCGGTTCCACTTCCTTCTACGCTTCCAATTCGGTTGGAACGGCATTCACGACGTCCACGATCAGCTTGCAGTTTGGTCTTCAGGATAGCACCACCGACTACCCGTTCCGCAACAACTTCGGATTCAGTCTGGTCAATGGCGCTGGGGATAATCTTTTCAGTGTCAACCTCACGACCACCAATCAGGGAGGGATTTTCGACGATCCAAGCAATCCAGTCGATCCCGAGACGTCCGACGCCAATTGGAATCTCAGTGTGACCTCAATTGGAATGGCTGCCGAGCCTGCCTTTGTGGCGGTTGGTGAAGACAGCTTCTACACGGTTTACGTCGAGTTCACGTCCGTTGGTGCGGACATCAATTACAAGCTCTACTTCCAAGGAACCGTCGGACCAACGGTCATCGACACGGGAACATTGGCTGGTCTGTCCTCGGAGACGATCTCTCAGTTCCGGGTCAACTTCTCTCAAGGAACGGGTCAGGATTGGGGTGATAACATCCTCACTTTCCGTGCAGTTCCTGAGCCCTCGGCTCTCTTGTTGAGTGGCCTTGCAGGTCTCGCTTTCCTTC